Proteins encoded in a region of the Paucidesulfovibrio longus DSM 6739 genome:
- a CDS encoding hydrogenase maturation nickel metallochaperone HypA: MSLIESIMNILADERDRKSLGKITKVTLQNGRLAGVVTDSILFAWEALTPGTQFEGCDIVVNDTPLVLRCFSCQKEFEAQSAMLAACPACGQEIGHAVVSGREFLIENIEVEDSDEESDEGSNKDAARQE, from the coding sequence ATGTCGCTCATAGAAAGCATCATGAATATTCTCGCGGACGAGCGGGACCGCAAAAGCCTCGGCAAAATCACCAAGGTCACGCTCCAGAACGGCCGGTTGGCCGGAGTGGTCACGGACTCGATCCTCTTCGCCTGGGAGGCCCTGACTCCGGGCACGCAGTTCGAAGGCTGCGACATCGTGGTCAACGATACGCCGCTCGTGCTGCGCTGCTTCTCCTGCCAAAAGGAATTCGAAGCCCAGAGCGCCATGCTCGCCGCCTGCCCGGCCTGCGGGCAGGAAATTGGCCACGCCGTGGTTTCGGGACGGGAATTCCTGATCGAAAACATCGAGGTCGAAGACTCGGACGAAGAATCCGACGAGGGCTCGAACAAGGACGCGGCCCGGCAAGAGTAG